In Tachysurus fulvidraco isolate hzauxx_2018 chromosome 1, HZAU_PFXX_2.0, whole genome shotgun sequence, a single window of DNA contains:
- the tcea1 gene encoding transcription elongation factor A protein 1 isoform X1 — protein MGKKEEEEVIRIAKKIDKLAQKKNGSGALDLLKELKNVPMTLELLQSTRIGMSVNAIRKQSTDEEVTSLAKSLIKSWKKLLDEPADGDKPSEEKKKESAVPVMSQSQGSPEPREESSSSNSSSKSEAVEMMSTSHMSTFPRAPGTSDSVRIKCREMLSSALQTGDDHITIGSDCDELGAQIEECIFLEFKNTDMKYKNRVRSRISNLKDMKNPNLRRNVLCGNVPPDRIAKMTAEEMASDELKEMRKNMTKEAIRDHQMAKTGGTSTDLFTCGRCKKNKCTYTQVQTRSADEPMTTFVFCNECGNRWKFC, from the exons ATGGGcaagaaggaagaggaagaggttATTAGGATCGCGAAGAAAATCGACAAATTGGCACAGAAGAAAAACGGG TCAGGGGCTTTGGATCTTCTCAAGGAACTGAAGAATGTACCCATGACGTTGGAATTGCTTCAG TCGACCAGGATCGGCATGTCTGTGAATGCTATCCGGAAGCAAAGCACAGACGAAGAGGTGACATCGCTGGCCAAATCTCTTATCAAGTCCTGGAAGAAGCTTCTGG ATGAACCCGCTGACGGAGACAAACCCtctgaggagaaaaagaaggaatCTGCAGTTCCAGTCATGTCACAGTCGCAGGGTAGCCCTGAGCCTAGAGAGGAAAG CTCCAGCAGTAATTCAAGCAGTAAGAGCGAAGCTGTTGAAATGATGTCCACCAGCCACATGTCCACTTTCCCTCGAGCACCAGGAACGTCTGACTCGGTGCGCATTAAGTGCAGAGAAATGCTGTCCAGCGCTCTGCAGACTGGAG ATGACCATATCACCATCGGATCCGACTGTGATGAACTCGGGGCCCAGATTGAGGAAT GCATCTTCCTGGAGTTCAAGAACACCGACATGAAGTATAAGAATCGTGTCCGAAGCCGAATTTCAAACCTTAAGGATATGAAGAACCCCAACTTAAGGAGGAACGTTCTTTGCGGAAACGTGCCTCCAGATCGCATAGCCAAGATGACTGCAGAG GAAATGGCCAGTGATGAGCTTAAGGAGATGCGCAAAAATATGACCAAAGAAGCTATCAGGGACCACCAAATGGCCAAGACTGGAGGAACCTCGACTGACCTGTTCACCTGCGGGAGATGCAAAAAGAACAAGTGCACCTACACACAG GTTCAGACTAGAAGCGCCGACGAGCCCATGACCACATTTGTCTTCTGTAATGAATGCGGCAATAGATGGAAG TTCTGCTGA
- the tcea1 gene encoding transcription elongation factor A protein 1 isoform X2: MSGALDLLKELKNVPMTLELLQSTRIGMSVNAIRKQSTDEEVTSLAKSLIKSWKKLLDEPADGDKPSEEKKKESAVPVMSQSQGSPEPREESSSSNSSSKSEAVEMMSTSHMSTFPRAPGTSDSVRIKCREMLSSALQTGDDHITIGSDCDELGAQIEECIFLEFKNTDMKYKNRVRSRISNLKDMKNPNLRRNVLCGNVPPDRIAKMTAEEMASDELKEMRKNMTKEAIRDHQMAKTGGTSTDLFTCGRCKKNKCTYTQVQTRSADEPMTTFVFCNECGNRWKFC; this comes from the exons ATG TCAGGGGCTTTGGATCTTCTCAAGGAACTGAAGAATGTACCCATGACGTTGGAATTGCTTCAG TCGACCAGGATCGGCATGTCTGTGAATGCTATCCGGAAGCAAAGCACAGACGAAGAGGTGACATCGCTGGCCAAATCTCTTATCAAGTCCTGGAAGAAGCTTCTGG ATGAACCCGCTGACGGAGACAAACCCtctgaggagaaaaagaaggaatCTGCAGTTCCAGTCATGTCACAGTCGCAGGGTAGCCCTGAGCCTAGAGAGGAAAG CTCCAGCAGTAATTCAAGCAGTAAGAGCGAAGCTGTTGAAATGATGTCCACCAGCCACATGTCCACTTTCCCTCGAGCACCAGGAACGTCTGACTCGGTGCGCATTAAGTGCAGAGAAATGCTGTCCAGCGCTCTGCAGACTGGAG ATGACCATATCACCATCGGATCCGACTGTGATGAACTCGGGGCCCAGATTGAGGAAT GCATCTTCCTGGAGTTCAAGAACACCGACATGAAGTATAAGAATCGTGTCCGAAGCCGAATTTCAAACCTTAAGGATATGAAGAACCCCAACTTAAGGAGGAACGTTCTTTGCGGAAACGTGCCTCCAGATCGCATAGCCAAGATGACTGCAGAG GAAATGGCCAGTGATGAGCTTAAGGAGATGCGCAAAAATATGACCAAAGAAGCTATCAGGGACCACCAAATGGCCAAGACTGGAGGAACCTCGACTGACCTGTTCACCTGCGGGAGATGCAAAAAGAACAAGTGCACCTACACACAG GTTCAGACTAGAAGCGCCGACGAGCCCATGACCACATTTGTCTTCTGTAATGAATGCGGCAATAGATGGAAG TTCTGCTGA